One genomic region from Xenopus laevis strain J_2021 chromosome 2L, Xenopus_laevis_v10.1, whole genome shotgun sequence encodes:
- the LOC108707583 gene encoding remodeling and spacing factor 1-like codes for MAAAGAEAQASPVIPCSVGSWPDFAVVCSFLERYGTTLDLPELTFPELEEALEETGAVAKPLVELHLKLLRKIGKSVTMDRWEKYLIKVCQEYNSTWAWEMEKKGYQEMSVECKVGLLKHLCECQFDDNLKFKNAINEEDADAMRLQPIGRDKDGLMYWFQLDQDHNVRMYIEEQDDQDGSTWKCIVRTRNELAETLELLKAQIDPALLKKSEPQDSSSRESPNPEQDELKKENGEGASEEGHIKEEKPDEKSLQSPSNCKEEDQSNGLKTEDGQPLKLSLQIKAEPVSDMETDKQIAKEENDSFKENVKPVKEDRTAPKDLKEPKGNTDRVTPPHEPERAEISVIVKRADDHMEKTVEETEKMKNDHQAKIPLKKRELKLTDDFDVKSSLCRSVTPSKDPLLKDDGKQEEDHVKTSLSTGPGGKRLVNGEMNCEKNAHKTKVSQVENKTNSVKDTVIATKEENGFLNERKNSGVIRIVHGYKGLSKASSNDSFEKDIDNNSVMPSAEKLEQKTLSKEPPDSTEQSKISSDSKEREVTTKEPAVESSEEKSTIAKETSQKDKKGAVTDKDPVVEKPEESSETKNVTEDQCESEKPKVEPEQKSVKEGTTNDPVEPESSMVKDMETNKTRKPETCIKAATDAKNSTLEVSSESKPKEQEEEPVLESLGNDQKTESSKCKSKDKAAPKDKAAPKDKAAPKDKAAPKDKAAPKDKAAPKDKAAPKDKAAPKESSDSNEVESTQKGKEQPDKTLVEEQEKVSNTEKQPSKSRSRYKHDPEDENSETGGQETTSERHKDGIKLTIRTIRVASKNRRFEPPEVQPVVSEEAEESIGRTLRRSPRISRPSAKPAAEVKDRKPEKKQSDEEDQPASQRSEKDDEKETNQDASQKIKKNKPRQRRRARWTNSRSRRRRKSSSDDESEESDSEEDSEEDSEENKEDGAPGEDDEPCKKCSLPNHPELILLCDSCDSGYHTACLRPPLMLIPDGEWFCPPCQHKLLCEKLEEQLQNVDVVLKKKERAERRKERLVYVGISIENIIPTQEPEEVPEVQEKEEKKKKKAKSLERRSTRARKFISYRFDDFDEAIDEAIEDDIRDADGEGGIGRGKDMSNITGHRGKDISTILEGEKTEGKRPQRAVARRKKRRRLNDLESDSNMEEEESEDEFQISDGSQDEFVVTDEHAEESDEDQQSNESDFGARKPRRHYRQPVRKSRRIKKRSTRWRYSDDDDDDEDSDEEAQESETEGSSDYSDDYLDTRRRRSRRSQKQQVNYREDSESEGSQKAARYGRGKEMRRIIKRRFSSSDSNASGYSKNSDDNLPQRGRKQAVRKRIRSSNDDQSEEEEKPVKKRLNRIETDEDDDDDEEEEPKHTDEKPPTVEKPPASSTLQESSKKPYRIESDDDDDFDNVGKDGSPLDYSLVDLPSTNGQSPGKTIESLIGKPSEKSQSTKDPPANISQASNGTSSSQEAPAPEEDEDELLRVTDLVDYVCNSEQL; via the exons tcgCAAAGCCATTGGTGGAACTGCATTTGAAATTGTTAAGGAAAATTGGCAAATCGGTCACAATGGATAGATGGGAAAAGTACTTAATCAAG GTGTGCCAGGAATATAACAGCACTTGGGCCTGGGAGATGGAGAAGAAAGGTTACCAGGAGATGAGTGTGGAGTGCAAAGTGGGGCTACTGAAG catctcTGTGAGTGTCAGTTTGATGACAATTTAAAGTTCAAGAACGCCATTAATGAAGAAGATGCTGATGCAATGCGCCTCCAGCCTATTGGTAGAGATAAGGACGGTTTGATGTATTGGTTTCAACTGGATCAGGATCACAACGTCCGCATGTACATAGAGGAGCAAGATGATCAAGATGGTTCCACATGGAAATGCATTGTCAG GACTAGGAATGAGCTTGCAGAAACTCTTGAATTGCTGAAAGCACAAATAGACCCTGCCTTGCTTAAAAAATCAGAACCACAAGACAGTTCATCTCGTGAAAGTCCTAACCCAGAGCAGGATGAACTTAAGAAAGAAAACGGGG AGGGAGCATCAGAGGAAGGCCATATTAAGGAAGAAAAGCCGGATGAAAAGAGTCTGCAGTCTCCATCCAACTGTAAAGAGGAAGATCAAAGTAATGGCCTTAAAACAGAAGATGGTCAGCCTTTAAAATTGTCATTACAAATAAAGGCCGAGCCTGTTTCAGACATGGAGACAGATAAACAAATTGCCAAAGAAGAAAACGACTCCTTCAAGGAAAACGTAAAGCCTGTAAAGGAGGATAGAACAGCACCAAAGGACTTAAAGGAACCCAAAGGAAACACAGATAGGGTAACTCCACCTCATGAACCCGAAAGGGCTGAAATATCAGTGATTGTAAAACGTGCAGACGATCACATGGAGAAGACGGTGGAGGAAACAGAGAAGATGAAGAACGATCATCAAGCGAAGATTCCTTTGAAAAAAAGGGAACTAAAACTGACAGACGATTTTGATGTTAAATCCTCCCTTTGCAGATCTGTCACTCCTTCAAAAGATCCATTGCTTAAAGATGATGGGAAGCAAGAAGAGGACCACGTTAAGACCAGTTTAAGTACTGGTCCTGGTGGGAAGCGACTGGTTAATGGTGAAATGAACTGTGAAAAAAATGCGCACAAAACAAAGGTGAGCCAAGTGGAGAATAAAACCAACAGCGTGAAAGACACCGTTATCGCCACCAAGGAAGAAAATGGCTTCTTAAATGAGAGAAAAAACTCCGGAGTTATCAGAATTGTTCATGGCTATAAAGGGCTGAGCAAGGCCTCTAGCAATGACAGCTTCGAAAAAGACATTGATAATAACTCAGTAATGCCATCAGCTGAAAAACTGGAGCAAAAAACACTTTCAAAGGAACCTCCAGATAGCACTGAGCAGAGTAAGATTAGCAGTGATTCCAAAGAGAGAGAAGTAACAACAAAAGAACCAGCAGTTGAGTCCAGTGAAGAGAAGTCAACCATAGCCAAGGAGACAtcacaaaaagataaaaagggTGCAGTGACCGATAAAGACCCAGTGGTTGAAAAACCAGAGGAAAGCAGTGAAACAAAAAATGTGACTGAGGATCAGTGCGAATCAGAGAAACCAAAGGTAGAGCCTGAACAAAAGTCCGTTAAAGAGGGAACTACAAACGATCCTGTTGAGCCAGAATCCTCtatggtaaaagatatggaaacaAACAAGACCAGAAAACCagagacctgtataaaagctgcTACAGATGCAAAGAATTCAACACTTGAAGTATCTTCAGAAAGCAAACCCAAGGAGCAAGAAGAGGAGCCTGTCCTCGAATCTTTGGGAAATGATCAAAAAACAGAATCTTCAAAATGTAAATCTAAAGATAAAGCCGCTCCGAAAGATAAAGCCGCTCCGAAAGATAAAGCCGCTCCGAAAGATAAAGCCGCTCCGAAAGATAAAGCCGCTCCGAAAGATAAAGCCGCTCCGAAAGATAAAGCCGCTCCGAAAGATAAAGCCGCTCCAAAAGAAAGCAGTGACAGTAATGAGGTTGAATCTACCCAGAAAGGGAAAGAACAGCCAGATAAAACTCTGGTTGAAGAACAGGAGAAGGTCTCAAATACGGAGAAACAGCCTTCAAAGAGTAGATCTAGATATAAACATGACCCAGAGGATGAGAACAGCGAAACAGGAGGTCAGGAAACAACATCGGAGAGACATAAAGATGGAATTAAGTTGACAATCCGGACTATACGGGTGGCCAGCAAGAACAGGAGATTTGAGCCACCGGAGGTGCAGCCTGTAGTTTCAGAGGAAGCCGAGGAAAGTATTGGTCGGACATTGAGGCGTTCCCCTCGAATTTCACGCCCTTCAGCGAAGCCTGCTGCTGAGGTTAAAGACCGAAAGCCAGAAAAGAAACAAAGCGATGAGGAAGACCAGCCTGCTTCTCAGAGATCTGAGAAAGATGATGAGAAAGAGACCAATCAAGATGCCAGCCAAAAAATAAAGAAG AATAAACCAAGGCAAAGGAGGCGAGCTCGCTGGACTAACTCTCGGTCGCGACGGAGACGCAAATCTTCCAGTGACGACGAAAGTGAGGAGTCCGACAGTGAGGAGGACTCCGAGGAGGATTCGGAAGAGAACAAGGAAGACGGTGCCCCCGGTGAAGATGATGAGCCTTGCAAGAAGTGTAGCCTCCCCAACCATCCGGAATTG ATTTTGTTGTGTGACTCTTGTGACAGTGGCTACCATACAGCTTGCCTTCGGCCACCCCTGATGTTGATTCCAGATGGAGAATGGTTCTGCCCGCCATGCCAACAT AAGCTACTGTGTGAAAAACTGGAAGAGCAGTTACAGAATGTAGACGTTGTTCTGAAGAAGAAGGAGCGAGCAGAGAGAAG GAAAGAACGGTTAGTTTATGTTGGAATTAGCATCGAGAACATCATCCCAACTCAA GAACCAGAAGAGGTGCCGGAGGTACaggaaaaagaagagaagaagaaaaagaaagcaaagtcCTTGGAAAGACGGTCCACAAGAGCAAGAAAGTTTATAAGCTACAG GTTTGATGATTTTGATGAAGCAATCGATGAAGCGATAGAAGATGATATCAGAGACGCAGATGGAGAGGGTG GTATTGGTCGAGGAAAGGACATGTCCAACATCACTGGGCACCGAGGAAAGGACATTTCCACTATTTTAGAAGGGGAAAAGACAGAAGGAAAACGGCCACAGAGGGCAGTCGCTCGACGTAAAAAACGCAGGCGACTGAATGACTTGGAAAGCGATAGCAACATGGAAGAGGAGGAAAGTGAAGACGAGTTCCAGATTAGCGATGG GTCTCAGGATGAGTTTGTAGTGACCGATGAACATGCAGAAGAGAGCGATGAAGACCAGCAATCAAACGAAAGTGATTTTGGTGCACGCAAGCCAAGGAGGCACTACCGGCAACCAGTGAGGAAAAGTAGGCGTATAAAGAAGCGCTCTACAAGGTGGAGATAttcagatgatgatgatgacgatgaggACTCTGATGAGGAGGCTCAGGAGTCTG aaactGAAGGGTCCAGTGATTACAGTGATGATTATCTGGATACTCGCAGGAGGCGGTCGCGGAGGAGCCAAAAACAACAGGTCAATTACAGAGAAGACTCTGAAAGCGAAGGCTCACAGAAAGCAGCTCGTTATGGCAGAGGCAAAGAGATGAGGAGGATAATCAAGCGTAGGTTTTCCAGCTCTGACAGCAATG CAAGTGGCTACTCCAAAAACTCGGACGATAACCTGCCACAGAGGGGTAGGAAGCAGGCAGTGCGGAAACGAATTAGGAGTTCCAATGATGACCAGTCTGAGGAGGAGGAGAAACCAGTCAAAAAACGACTAAATCGAATCGAGACCGACGAGGACGacgatgatgatgaggaggaagaACCAAAACACACAGATGAAAAGCCTCCTACAGTAGAAAAACCCCCTGCCTCAAGCACTCTCCAAGAAAGCAGTAAAAAGCCTTATCGGATAGAAAGCGATGATGACGATGACTTTGATAATGTAGGGAAAGATGGAAGCCCGTTGGACTATAGTTTAGTGGATTTACCTTCCACCAATGGACAAAGCCCGGGGAAAACCATTGAAAGTTTGATTGGGAAACCAAGTGAAAAAAGTCAAAGTACGAAGGACCCCCCAGCCAATATCAGCCAGGCTTCCAATGGGACAAGTAGTAGCCAGGAAGCCCCCGCGCCGGAGGAAGATGAAGATGAACTCTTGCGAGTAACCGACCTTGTGGATTATGTCTGTAACAGTGAACAGTTATAA